A section of the Bryobacteraceae bacterium genome encodes:
- the mtnP gene encoding S-methyl-5'-thioadenosine phosphorylase, which yields MTSAKIGVIGGSGLYSMPGFSAQQEVKLTTPFGDPSDAYIVGELEGKPVAFLARHGRGHRISPSELNFRANIYGFKQLGVEWIISLSAVGSLKEEHKPLDFVIPDQFVDRTRGRISTFFGDGLVAHISFADPVCPVLMQLLHAACREAGVPSKLGGTYLCMEGPAFSTKAESNLYRSWGMDVIGMTNLQEAKLAREAEICYSTVAMVTDYDCWHPEHDAVTVADIVRNLQHNAENAARVVRAAVRLLDVNAPRHCICSRALEHALITDRKAVPPATLKKLELIVGKYFAR from the coding sequence ATGACGAGCGCGAAAATCGGCGTGATTGGCGGCAGCGGGCTCTACTCCATGCCCGGTTTTTCCGCCCAGCAGGAAGTGAAGCTGACCACCCCGTTCGGCGATCCCTCGGACGCCTATATCGTGGGCGAGCTGGAGGGCAAGCCGGTGGCGTTTCTGGCGCGGCACGGGCGCGGCCACCGCATCAGCCCTTCCGAGCTGAACTTCCGCGCCAACATTTACGGCTTCAAACAGCTCGGCGTGGAGTGGATCATCTCCCTGTCGGCCGTCGGGAGCCTGAAGGAAGAGCACAAGCCGCTCGATTTCGTCATCCCGGACCAGTTCGTCGACCGCACGCGCGGGCGGATCTCGACCTTCTTCGGCGACGGACTGGTGGCGCACATCTCCTTCGCCGACCCGGTGTGCCCGGTGCTGATGCAGCTGCTGCACGCAGCCTGCCGGGAGGCCGGCGTGCCCTCGAAGCTGGGCGGCACGTACCTGTGCATGGAAGGGCCGGCCTTTTCAACGAAGGCCGAGTCCAACCTGTACCGGAGCTGGGGCATGGACGTGATCGGGATGACGAACCTCCAGGAGGCGAAGCTGGCGCGGGAGGCGGAGATCTGCTATTCGACCGTGGCGATGGTGACCGACTATGACTGCTGGCATCCGGAGCACGACGCCGTCACCGTGGCCGACATCGTCCGCAACCTGCAACACAACGCCGAAAACGCCGCCCGGGTGGTGCGCGCGGCGGTGCGGCTGCTGGACGTGAACGCGCCGCGCCACTGCATTTGCAGCCGTGCGCTCGAGCACGCGCTGATCACGGACCGCAAGGCCGTGCCGCCCGCCACTTTGAAGAAGCTGGAGTTGATCGTTGGCAAGTACTTCGCCCGGTGA
- a CDS encoding oxidoreductase has product MRAAGGGVRYDASMASRRNFLGTVASGLATSLAAPASVLGSNDRIRVGIIGPGSRGQELMRQALACENVEIVAAADVYSRRLEEARAIAPQTKTFTDYRSLLEDGSVDAVLIATPQHLHCEHFVAALEAGKHVYLEKTMAFTVAHAKKMREAHARARGRVVQIGHQSCASGMMADARLFLAEEPMGRITAIHMTMYRNTPHGRPQWARPVYPDMTEENIRWKAFLGEAPERPFDANRYINWRFFWDYSGGNVYENMCHQIAFWYKALGLQIPKRATMTGGIYLWKDGREVPDTMCVTLEQPEEMLISWNSGFGNDRLGSGEDVLGTDGTIQKASQIRWLPQRVNVKDREERLGTARAPQHALMENFFRCIRQGGEPACPFELGFRVSIACRMAVESYRLGRSVAWDAGREEIV; this is encoded by the coding sequence ATGCGGGCGGCCGGCGGCGGCGTTCGCTATGATGCCAGCATGGCCTCACGGCGGAATTTTCTTGGCACCGTGGCCAGCGGGCTGGCCACCAGCCTGGCTGCGCCGGCATCCGTTCTCGGCTCGAACGACCGCATCCGGGTGGGCATCATCGGGCCCGGCTCGCGGGGACAGGAACTGATGCGGCAGGCGCTGGCGTGCGAAAACGTCGAGATCGTGGCGGCGGCGGACGTTTATTCCCGGCGGCTTGAGGAGGCGCGAGCCATTGCGCCGCAGACAAAGACGTTCACCGACTACCGCTCCCTACTTGAGGATGGTTCTGTGGACGCGGTGCTGATCGCCACGCCGCAGCATCTGCACTGCGAGCATTTCGTGGCCGCGCTCGAAGCGGGCAAGCACGTCTATCTTGAAAAGACGATGGCCTTCACCGTGGCGCACGCGAAGAAGATGCGCGAGGCTCATGCGCGCGCCCGCGGCCGTGTCGTCCAGATCGGCCATCAGTCCTGCGCCTCCGGCATGATGGCCGACGCGCGGCTCTTCCTGGCCGAGGAACCCATGGGCAGGATCACGGCGATCCACATGACCATGTACCGGAACACGCCGCACGGCCGGCCGCAGTGGGCGCGGCCCGTCTATCCGGACATGACCGAGGAAAACATCCGTTGGAAGGCCTTTCTCGGCGAGGCGCCCGAGCGGCCTTTCGACGCAAACCGCTACATCAACTGGCGCTTTTTCTGGGATTATTCCGGCGGAAATGTTTACGAAAACATGTGCCATCAGATTGCATTCTGGTACAAGGCGCTTGGTCTGCAAATTCCGAAAAGAGCGACCATGACCGGCGGGATTTATCTCTGGAAAGACGGGCGCGAAGTGCCGGACACGATGTGCGTCACGCTCGAACAGCCCGAAGAGATGCTGATCAGCTGGAACTCGGGCTTCGGCAATGACCGGCTTGGATCCGGCGAGGACGTGCTCGGCACCGACGGGACCATTCAGAAAGCGAGCCAGATCCGCTGGCTGCCGCAGCGCGTCAACGTGAAGGACCGCGAGGAGCGGCTGGGAACGGCCCGCGCGCCGCAGCACGCGCTGATGGAGAACTTCTTCCGCTGCATCCGCCAGGGGGGAGAGCCGGCGTGTCCCTTTGAGCTGGGCTTCCGCGTCTCCATCGCCTGCCGGATGGCGGTGGAGAGCTACCGGCTGGGCCGCAGCGTCGCCTGGGACGCCGGGCGCGAGGAGATCGTCTGA
- a CDS encoding deacylase, which produces MKALDRLISFLEMKGVAYRHDRHPLSYTAKETAQAEHVSPRSFAKVVVLHSEDGYAMAVLSADRIVDLDELRHTFGSRHLRLATERELEELFPDCELGAMPPFGNGTLYDMPVWVDGLLLAEETISFNAGTHRDSIQMATEDWEQLVRPSVLAFAHAAG; this is translated from the coding sequence ATGAAGGCGCTCGACCGTCTGATATCGTTCCTGGAGATGAAGGGCGTGGCCTACAGGCACGACCGCCATCCGTTGAGCTACACCGCGAAGGAGACGGCTCAGGCCGAGCATGTCTCGCCGAGGAGCTTCGCCAAGGTGGTGGTGCTGCATTCCGAAGACGGCTATGCGATGGCAGTGCTGTCGGCAGACCGCATCGTGGATCTGGACGAGCTCCGGCACACCTTTGGCAGCCGCCACCTGAGGCTCGCGACCGAACGCGAGCTGGAAGAGCTCTTCCCCGACTGCGAGCTTGGCGCCATGCCGCCCTTCGGCAACGGAACGCTCTATGACATGCCGGTGTGGGTGGACGGGCTGCTGCTGGCTGAAGAGACCATCAGCTTCAATGCTGGCACTCACCGCGACTCGATCCAGATGGCCACGGAGGACTGGGAGCAGCTCGTCCGGCCCTCAGTGCTGGCCTTCGCGCACGCGGCGGGCTGA
- the rpoC gene encoding DNA-directed RNA polymerase subunit beta' has product MYRSSPYDRSSLIADFDCIRISLASPEKIRSWSHGEVTKPETINYRTFKPERDGLFCARIFGPIADWECLCGKYKRMKHRGVICDKCGVEVTLSRVRRERMGHIELASPCSHVWFFKGLPSRIGYLLDITLRDLERVLYYEAYAVIDPGEVPGLMKGEVITDERKRQLEAEYPGKFVAMMGAEGIRELLRRLDIEALSAEIREKMKTEQSQQKKLKYAKRLRVVESFLRSGNKPEWMILSVLPVIPPELRPLVPLDGGRFATSDLNDLYRRVINRNNRLKKLIELHAPDVIVRNEKRMLQEAVDALFDNGRRGRVLRGANNRPLKSLSDALKGKQGRFRQNLLGKRVDYSGRSVIVVGPELKLHQAGLPKKMALELFKPFIYHRLEQRGHCTTIKQAKELVEQQDPVVWDILEEVVKDHPILLNRAPTLHRLGIQAFEPVLVDGKAIKIHPLVCTAFNADFDGDQMAVHIPLSPEAQIESHVLMLSSHNILSPAHGAPIAVPTQDMVLGLYYLTKARHGARGEGKKFASVEDVLIAYEMGEVETQTPITLRYTGKVLDLSTARDPQDLMHIEPVEYRKTDMETTVGRVLLNDILPPELPFINGLLKKKGLTQLVQYCYLKLGLQATVKMLDDIKDLGFASATRAGVSIGIDDMVVPESKPRLVKEAERQVVEVQNQYQEGAITQGERYNKIIEIWNKVTDEVSAEMFRVMEADDKAGKLNPIYIMADSGARGSRQQIRQLSGMRGLMAKPNGEIIETPITANFREGLNVLQYFISTHGARKGLADTALKTADSGYLTRRLCDVAQDVIVTEYDCGTTDGIYVEPIIESGEIIEHLRDRIVGRVALEDLKDYEGNLLVRANEEITEDLAQAIEDAGIDRVKIRSVLTCESKRGVCQLCYGRNLATGRLVERGEAVGIISAQSIGEPGTQLTMRTFHIGGAAAAAVEQNKQEARYDGYARYIGINFVRNAQGDIIAMNRTGLLAVVDEKGRERERYQVVYGAKILVEDGAKVEAGQTLLEWDPFAFSILTEVSGVVHFKDIIENVTYHEQVDEVTGLSQWVIIDSQDEKRLPTILVRPEGGTKHDEKKYLLPTNAHLLVRDGSVVHAGDVLAKIPRATTKTKDITGGLPRVVELFEARKPREAAVMSEVNGVVRVGDVVKGYRRVTVVADDGSEREYLIPRGVHLSVQDGERVKAGDPLMDGPRNPHDILRVLGEKEVQKYLVNEIQEVYRLQGVNINDKHLEVIVRQMLRWVKVEDIGDTDFLPEEVVDKFKFREENERVRQAGGRPAIGTPVLLGITKASLSTDSFISAASFQETTRVLTEAAINGKVDYLRGLKENVIMGRLIPAGTGAEYYRRTKIAGEDVVEEPVVQEQDVLLSEPLNLYDEETRGNYLAGSEGSDLNFDDTFGDAE; this is encoded by the coding sequence ATGTACAGATCCAGCCCTTACGACCGATCGAGCCTGATTGCCGACTTCGATTGCATCCGCATCAGCCTGGCCTCGCCGGAAAAGATCCGCAGCTGGTCCCACGGCGAGGTGACCAAGCCGGAAACGATCAACTACCGGACGTTCAAACCGGAGCGCGACGGGCTGTTCTGCGCACGCATCTTCGGGCCGATCGCCGACTGGGAGTGCCTCTGCGGCAAGTACAAGCGGATGAAGCACCGCGGCGTCATCTGCGACAAGTGCGGCGTCGAGGTGACGCTGTCGCGGGTGCGCCGCGAGCGCATGGGCCACATCGAGCTGGCCAGCCCGTGCTCGCATGTCTGGTTCTTCAAGGGCCTGCCATCGCGCATCGGCTACCTGCTGGACATCACGCTGCGGGACCTGGAACGCGTCCTCTACTATGAGGCCTACGCCGTCATTGACCCGGGTGAAGTGCCCGGGCTGATGAAGGGCGAGGTCATCACCGACGAGCGCAAGCGGCAGCTCGAGGCGGAATATCCGGGCAAGTTCGTCGCGATGATGGGCGCCGAGGGCATTCGCGAGCTGCTCCGCCGGCTTGACATCGAGGCTCTCTCGGCCGAAATCCGCGAAAAGATGAAGACCGAGCAGAGCCAGCAGAAGAAGCTGAAGTACGCCAAGCGGCTGCGCGTGGTGGAAAGCTTCCTGCGCTCGGGCAACAAGCCGGAGTGGATGATCCTGAGCGTGCTGCCGGTGATTCCGCCGGAGCTTCGCCCGCTGGTGCCCCTGGATGGCGGCCGCTTCGCCACCAGCGACCTGAACGACCTCTACCGGCGCGTCATCAACCGTAACAACCGGCTCAAGAAGCTGATCGAGCTGCATGCGCCGGACGTGATCGTCCGCAACGAGAAGCGCATGTTGCAGGAGGCGGTGGACGCGCTGTTCGACAACGGCCGCCGCGGCCGCGTGCTGCGCGGAGCCAACAACCGGCCGCTGAAGTCGCTCTCCGACGCGCTCAAGGGCAAGCAGGGCCGGTTCCGCCAGAACCTGCTCGGCAAGCGCGTGGACTATTCGGGCCGTTCGGTGATCGTGGTCGGCCCCGAGCTGAAACTTCACCAGGCGGGCCTGCCGAAGAAGATGGCGCTTGAGCTGTTCAAGCCGTTCATCTACCACCGGCTCGAGCAGCGCGGCCACTGCACGACGATCAAGCAGGCCAAGGAGCTGGTCGAGCAGCAGGACCCGGTAGTCTGGGACATCCTCGAAGAGGTGGTGAAGGACCATCCGATCCTGCTCAACCGCGCGCCCACGCTGCACCGTCTCGGCATCCAGGCCTTCGAACCGGTGCTGGTGGACGGCAAGGCGATCAAGATCCATCCGCTGGTCTGCACGGCGTTCAACGCCGACTTCGACGGCGACCAGATGGCGGTGCACATCCCGCTGTCGCCGGAGGCGCAGATCGAATCCCACGTGCTGATGCTGAGCTCGCACAACATCCTGTCGCCGGCGCACGGCGCGCCCATTGCCGTGCCGACGCAGGACATGGTGCTGGGGCTGTACTATCTGACCAAGGCGCGGCACGGCGCCCGTGGCGAGGGCAAGAAGTTCGCCTCGGTTGAGGACGTGCTCATCGCCTATGAGATGGGCGAGGTGGAGACGCAGACGCCCATCACGCTGCGCTACACCGGCAAGGTGCTGGACCTGTCCACGGCGCGCGATCCGCAGGACCTGATGCACATCGAGCCGGTCGAGTACCGCAAGACCGACATGGAGACCACCGTCGGCCGGGTGCTGCTGAACGACATCCTGCCGCCGGAGCTGCCCTTCATCAACGGCCTGCTGAAAAAGAAGGGACTCACGCAACTGGTCCAGTACTGCTACCTGAAGCTCGGCCTCCAGGCGACCGTGAAGATGCTGGACGACATCAAGGACCTCGGCTTCGCCTCGGCCACGCGGGCCGGCGTCTCCATCGGCATCGACGACATGGTGGTGCCTGAGTCCAAGCCCCGGCTCGTAAAAGAGGCCGAGCGCCAGGTGGTGGAGGTCCAGAACCAGTACCAGGAAGGCGCCATCACCCAGGGCGAGCGCTACAACAAGATCATCGAGATCTGGAACAAGGTGACCGACGAGGTGTCGGCCGAGATGTTCCGCGTCATGGAGGCGGACGACAAGGCCGGCAAGCTGAACCCAATTTACATCATGGCGGACTCCGGCGCGCGCGGCTCCCGGCAGCAGATCCGCCAGCTCAGCGGCATGCGCGGCCTGATGGCGAAGCCCAACGGCGAAATCATCGAGACGCCGATCACGGCCAACTTCCGCGAAGGCCTGAACGTGCTCCAGTACTTCATCTCGACGCACGGCGCGCGCAAGGGCCTGGCGGACACGGCGCTGAAGACGGCCGACTCGGGCTACCTGACGCGCCGCCTGTGCGACGTGGCGCAGGACGTCATCGTCACCGAATACGACTGCGGCACCACCGACGGCATTTACGTCGAACCGATCATCGAGTCGGGCGAAATCATCGAACACCTGCGCGACCGCATCGTCGGGCGCGTGGCGCTCGAAGACCTGAAAGACTACGAGGGCAACCTCCTGGTGCGCGCCAACGAGGAGATCACCGAAGACCTGGCGCAGGCGATCGAGGACGCGGGCATCGACCGCGTCAAGATCCGCTCCGTGCTGACGTGCGAGTCCAAGCGCGGCGTCTGCCAGCTCTGCTACGGCCGCAACCTCGCCACCGGACGGCTGGTGGAGCGCGGCGAGGCGGTGGGCATTATCTCGGCGCAGTCGATCGGCGAGCCGGGCACGCAGCTCACCATGCGCACGTTCCACATCGGCGGCGCGGCGGCGGCGGCGGTGGAGCAGAACAAGCAGGAAGCGCGCTACGACGGCTACGCCCGCTACATCGGCATCAACTTCGTGCGCAACGCTCAGGGCGACATCATCGCGATGAACCGCACCGGGCTGCTCGCGGTGGTCGATGAGAAGGGCCGCGAGCGCGAGCGCTACCAGGTGGTTTATGGCGCCAAGATCCTCGTCGAGGACGGGGCGAAGGTGGAGGCCGGCCAGACGCTGCTCGAATGGGACCCGTTCGCCTTCTCCATCCTCACCGAGGTCAGCGGCGTAGTCCACTTCAAGGACATCATTGAAAACGTCACCTACCACGAGCAGGTGGACGAAGTCACCGGCCTTTCGCAGTGGGTCATCATCGACTCGCAGGACGAGAAGCGCCTGCCGACGATCCTGGTCCGGCCCGAGGGCGGCACCAAGCACGACGAGAAGAAGTACCTGTTGCCGACCAACGCGCACCTGCTGGTGCGCGACGGCAGCGTCGTGCACGCCGGCGACGTGCTGGCCAAGATCCCGCGCGCGACCACGAAGACAAAGGACATCACCGGCGGCCTGCCGCGCGTGGTCGAGCTGTTCGAGGCGCGCAAGCCGCGCGAGGCGGCGGTGATGAGCGAAGTGAACGGCGTGGTGCGCGTCGGCGACGTGGTGAAAGGCTACCGCCGCGTCACCGTCGTCGCCGACGACGGCAGCGAGCGCGAATACCTGATCCCGCGCGGCGTGCACCTGAGCGTGCAGGACGGCGAGCGCGTGAAGGCGGGCGATCCGCTCATGGACGGCCCGCGCAACCCGCACGACATCCTCCGCGTACTCGGCGAGAAGGAAGTCCAGAAGTACCTGGTGAACGAGATCCAGGAGGTGTACCGCCTCCAGGGCGTCAACATCAACGACAAGCACCTCGAGGTGATCGTCCGCCAGATGCTGCGCTGGGTGAAGGTCGAGGACATCGGCGACACGGACTTCCTGCCCGAGGAAGTGGTGGACAAGTTCAAGTTCCGCGAGGAAAATGAACGGGTCCGCCAGGCTGGCGGCCGCCCGGCCATCGGCACGCCGGTGCTGCTCGGCATCACCAAGGCGTCGCTGTCCACCGACAGCTTTATCTCAGCGGCCTCCTTCCAGGAGACCACCCGTGTGCTCACCGAAGCCGCCATCAACGGCAAGGTGGACTACCTGCGCGGCCTGAAGGAGAACGTGATCATGGGGCGGCTGATCCCGGCCGGCACGGGCGCGGAGTACTACCGCCGCACCAAGATCGCCGGCGAGGACGTGGTGGAGGAGCCGGTGGTGCAGGAGCAGGACGTGTTGCTGTCAGAGCCCCTGAACCTCTACGACGAGGAGACGCGCGGCAACTACCTGGCCGGCAGCGAAGGCTCCGACCTCAACTTCGACGACACCTTTGGCGACGCCGAATAA
- a CDS encoding glycolate oxidase iron-sulfur subunit: protein MAASEAPVFPPILPNRHPDAPRGADLDKCVHCGLCLNACPTYRELGLEMDSPRGRIYQMIQVATGQAAITPSYIEHLDLCLACRGCESACPSGVPYGRLIEAARAEIEASIRRPWHVRLLRRLVFDHLLVSRAWLRAAGALLYLYQASGLQALVRGSGLLKLFGKLGRIERLAPEAEVPFFFSSIGRTFPAKGKKRKRVAFLAGCLANVTSARLNEATVRVLQENGCEVVIPEDQTCCGALHVHSGLKEKARQLARRNIRAFLSDDFDAIITNAAGCGSTLKEYHGLLENDAEFREKAEDFSRKVRDITEFLDDIGIRPPEIPYDAVVTYQDSCHLAHGQKIRQAPRNLIAAVPGVTFRELPLADLCCGSAGVYNIVHDEMAASILEKKMALVNSIGADIVTTANVGCAIQLRAGVALHGRGQRVMHVVELLDEAYRQGGARRPAAPPPPAS from the coding sequence ATGGCCGCCTCTGAAGCGCCCGTCTTCCCGCCCATCCTGCCCAACCGCCATCCCGATGCTCCGCGAGGCGCCGACCTGGACAAATGCGTCCACTGCGGCCTGTGCCTGAACGCGTGCCCGACATACCGCGAACTCGGCCTCGAAATGGACTCGCCGCGCGGCCGCATCTACCAGATGATCCAGGTGGCCACCGGGCAAGCCGCCATCACGCCATCCTACATCGAGCATCTCGACCTCTGCCTCGCCTGCCGCGGCTGCGAAAGCGCCTGTCCCTCGGGCGTTCCGTACGGACGGCTGATCGAGGCGGCGCGCGCCGAAATCGAGGCCTCCATCCGCCGCCCCTGGCATGTGCGCCTGCTGCGGCGCCTCGTGTTCGATCATCTGCTGGTGAGCCGCGCCTGGCTCAGGGCGGCGGGCGCGCTCCTGTACCTCTATCAGGCGTCCGGCCTTCAGGCCCTGGTGCGCGGCAGCGGGTTGCTGAAGCTCTTCGGAAAACTGGGCCGCATCGAACGGCTTGCGCCGGAAGCCGAAGTGCCGTTTTTCTTTTCCTCCATCGGCCGTACCTTTCCGGCGAAAGGGAAAAAAAGGAAACGCGTCGCGTTTCTCGCCGGGTGTCTGGCCAACGTCACCTCAGCCCGCCTGAACGAGGCGACGGTGCGCGTCCTTCAGGAGAACGGCTGCGAGGTGGTGATCCCCGAAGACCAGACCTGCTGTGGCGCTCTCCACGTGCATTCCGGCCTGAAGGAGAAGGCGCGCCAACTGGCGCGCCGCAACATCCGGGCGTTTCTTTCGGATGATTTCGATGCCATCATCACCAACGCCGCCGGCTGCGGTTCCACGCTCAAGGAATACCACGGGCTGCTGGAAAATGACGCTGAATTCCGGGAAAAAGCGGAGGACTTCTCCAGAAAAGTCCGCGATATTACCGAATTTCTGGACGACATTGGCATCCGGCCTCCGGAAATTCCGTATGACGCCGTGGTCACCTACCAGGATTCCTGTCACCTGGCCCACGGGCAGAAGATCCGCCAGGCGCCGCGCAACCTGATCGCCGCCGTCCCGGGCGTGACGTTCCGCGAACTGCCGCTCGCCGACCTCTGCTGCGGCAGCGCGGGCGTCTATAACATCGTCCACGACGAAATGGCCGCATCCATCCTCGAAAAGAAAATGGCGCTGGTCAATTCAATCGGAGCGGACATCGTCACCACCGCCAACGTCGGTTGCGCCATCCAGCTCAGGGCCGGGGTGGCGCTGCATGGAAGAGGGCAGCGCGTGATGCACGTGGTGGAGCTTCTGGACGAAGCCTACCGGCAGGGCGGCGCGCGGCGGCCCGCCGCGCCACCTCCGCCCGCGTCTTGA
- a CDS encoding FAD-linked oxidase: MRLLQPASEKELADALAAAAAAGETVEIRGAGSKRRMGGPAAETAAVLETLALNRVRQYDPRDLTISVEAGMRWAELARLVDEHRQMVPLDPPCADSGTVGGVVAANCAGPRRRQYGAARDMVIGMRYATPEGVVADTGGMVVKNVAGLDIHKALIGSFGTLAAITVVNFKLAPRPELTRTWALGFGSAVEAVAQRDAILRGVLQPSALDVLNPAAAALAGLDGFCVLVRAGGPEPLIRRYDRELAGAQTFDADAEARLWRAVEEFAPSQPYVVRAGHPLADLLPVLESAPGPCVCRAGTGISYLGFSEAAAAVRWMLNPGHARWSRLIEWSSGPAEIYWPDPGPELEWMKKIKAAFDPKGLLNPGRLYGRL; encoded by the coding sequence ATGCGCCTGTTGCAACCTGCAAGCGAGAAAGAACTGGCCGACGCACTGGCCGCCGCGGCCGCCGCCGGCGAAACGGTGGAAATCCGGGGCGCCGGCTCGAAGCGCCGCATGGGCGGCCCGGCGGCCGAAACGGCGGCCGTGCTGGAGACGCTCGCCCTGAACCGCGTGCGGCAGTACGACCCGCGCGATCTGACCATCAGCGTGGAAGCGGGCATGCGATGGGCGGAGCTGGCGCGGCTTGTCGACGAACACCGGCAGATGGTCCCTCTGGATCCCCCCTGCGCGGACAGCGGCACGGTGGGCGGTGTGGTGGCCGCCAACTGCGCCGGCCCGCGGAGGCGCCAGTACGGCGCGGCACGGGACATGGTGATCGGCATGCGCTATGCCACGCCGGAGGGCGTGGTGGCCGACACCGGCGGCATGGTGGTGAAAAACGTGGCCGGGCTGGACATCCACAAGGCGCTCATCGGCAGCTTTGGCACGCTGGCGGCCATCACCGTGGTCAACTTCAAGCTCGCGCCCAGGCCCGAGCTCACGCGCACGTGGGCGCTTGGCTTCGGCTCCGCCGTGGAGGCCGTGGCGCAGCGGGACGCGATCCTGCGCGGCGTGCTCCAGCCTTCCGCCCTCGATGTCCTCAACCCGGCGGCGGCCGCGCTGGCGGGCCTGGATGGCTTCTGCGTGCTGGTGCGCGCCGGCGGGCCGGAGCCGCTGATCCGCCGCTACGACCGCGAGCTGGCAGGAGCGCAGACTTTCGACGCTGATGCCGAGGCGCGGCTCTGGCGCGCGGTGGAAGAGTTCGCGCCCTCGCAGCCGTATGTCGTGCGTGCCGGCCATCCGCTGGCCGATCTCCTCCCGGTGCTCGAATCTGCGCCCGGCCCCTGCGTCTGCCGCGCCGGCACCGGCATCAGCTATCTCGGATTCAGCGAAGCCGCCGCGGCCGTCCGGTGGATGTTAAACCCCGGACATGCGCGCTGGAGCCGGCTGATCGAGTGGTCGTCCGGTCCCGCGGAAATCTACTGGCCCGATCCGGGCCCCGAGCTCGAATGGATGAAGAAAATCAAGGCCGCCTTCGACCCGAAAGGACTGCTCAACCCAGGGAGGCTGTATGGCCGCCTCTGA